In Acidobacteriota bacterium, a single genomic region encodes these proteins:
- a CDS encoding S8 family peptidase produces the protein MKKIQRKKQIVFIASFLLIFLICVLLMMGGSFFAENDAKIAQDLLEKMASVPADTRLSVIIQYDGEPQSQDFTQLGLLGATLLKELPLIDALNAEISADRISELAQSTRVKRVSPDREVHACLNIASPTVGSNSSITYYNLTGRGVTVAVLDSGIVPSKEELTTSDGRSRVVANIDFVNEGTQLGFDYYGHGSYVSGIIGMKTHLDQSGNIILTGIAPEASIASVKVLDSMGRGKVSSVIEGIQWCVEHAGMFNIRILNLSLSHPIYESCTTDPLTLACEKAWNSGLVAVVAAGNHGEDQHGYGTIGSPGNDPFVLTAGATDDLDSTSRSDDILPSFSSKGPALQDYILKPDIMAPGTSVFSVRASGSYLDTTYPANRVSLDGISYPYFQLNGTSVAAAIVSGTAALMIEKEPSLTPSTVKARLMKSADKAFHADIYTRGAGYLNIVSALLESGVAVSSKSPRVLQTTTGVSVEEINWGSGGFWEEHWIWGDEISWGEDIIDGDLTVWGSSALLNYQNAWNSSEK, from the coding sequence ATGAAAAAAATCCAAAGAAAAAAGCAAATAGTTTTTATCGCTTCCTTCCTCTTGATCTTTCTTATATGTGTTCTCTTGATGATGGGTGGGAGCTTCTTTGCGGAAAATGATGCGAAGATCGCGCAGGATCTCCTGGAAAAAATGGCCTCTGTTCCGGCAGATACGCGTCTCAGCGTCATCATCCAATATGATGGTGAGCCTCAAAGCCAGGATTTCACCCAACTAGGCTTGCTTGGAGCCACTCTTCTAAAAGAACTTCCTCTGATCGACGCCCTGAATGCGGAGATCAGTGCAGACAGGATATCGGAATTGGCCCAGTCAACGCGCGTAAAGCGGGTCTCTCCCGATCGGGAAGTCCATGCCTGCCTTAACATCGCGTCGCCTACAGTGGGCTCTAATAGCTCTATAACTTATTACAATCTGACGGGAAGAGGGGTCACAGTTGCCGTTCTCGATTCTGGGATCGTACCAAGTAAAGAAGAATTGACGACTTCGGATGGAAGGAGCCGGGTCGTCGCAAACATCGACTTCGTCAACGAGGGAACTCAACTCGGGTTTGATTATTACGGTCACGGCAGTTACGTCTCCGGGATCATAGGGATGAAAACGCATCTTGATCAATCCGGGAATATCATCCTGACCGGGATAGCTCCTGAAGCCAGCATCGCCTCTGTGAAAGTGCTCGATTCCATGGGTAGAGGCAAAGTGAGTTCAGTCATCGAGGGGATTCAGTGGTGCGTTGAACATGCAGGCATGTTCAACATCAGGATCTTGAACCTTTCGCTATCTCATCCTATCTACGAATCATGCACAACTGATCCGCTTACCCTGGCATGCGAGAAAGCCTGGAATTCAGGTCTTGTTGCCGTAGTCGCTGCTGGCAACCACGGGGAAGATCAACATGGATATGGCACCATCGGCAGCCCGGGAAACGACCCGTTCGTCCTGACAGCAGGAGCAACCGACGACCTCGATTCTACCAGTCGGAGCGATGATATCCTCCCGTCTTTCAGTTCAAAAGGACCGGCGCTGCAGGACTACATTTTAAAACCGGATATTATGGCTCCCGGAACTTCTGTATTTTCCGTCAGGGCTTCCGGTTCCTATCTCGATACGACATATCCTGCCAACCGCGTCTCGCTCGATGGCATATCATATCCATACTTCCAATTGAACGGGACAAGTGTGGCAGCAGCCATCGTCAGCGGGACAGCGGCATTGATGATCGAGAAGGAGCCCTCACTGACTCCATCCACGGTTAAGGCAAGGCTCATGAAAAGTGCCGATAAAGCCTTCCATGCTGATATCTACACGAGAGGAGCGGGATATCTCAACATCGTTTCGGCTCTCCTTGAATCTGGAGTGGCAGTATCAAGCAAATCTCCCAGAGTGTTGCAGACAACTACGGGTGTCAGCGTTGAAGAGATCAACTGGGGTTCCGGTGGCTTCTGGGAAGAACATTGGATTTGGGGAGATGAAATCAGCTGGGGTGAAGATATCATCGACGGCGATCTTACAGTCTGGGGTAGCAGCGCTCTGCTCAACTATCAGAACGCATGGAACTCCAGCGAGAAGTAA